The stretch of DNA TGGTGGAGGCATCCGCGGAGAAAAGCTACCGCTACAGCGTAGAGCAGCCCCTGCCGGTGGAGGCAGATTTTGAGTTGGCGGGTAAACTGGAAAGCAGCCCCGAAGCTGCCGCCCGCATCCGCCGCATGCTTGAACTGGTGGATAGCCACCGTTCCACGCTGCTTTTTGTTAACAGCCGCACCGTCGCCGAAGTTTTGGGTTATAAACTGTCGCAGCTAGGACGCGGTGACATCGCGGTGCATCATGGCTCCATCTCCAAGGAGGAACGCATCGCCATTGAGGATGCCTTCAAGGAGGGGCAGCTTAAAGCGATTATCTGCACCAGCACCTTGGAGCTTGGCATCGATGTGGGGCAGGTGGATTTGGTGCTGCAGTATATGTCGCCGCGGCACGTCAGCAGTTTGATTCAGCGGGTGGGCAGAAGCGGACACCGATTGGGTGGGCAATCCGAGGGGGCAGTAATCACCGTTTATCCCGATGATACCTTGGAGGCGCTGGCGGCGATTAGAAACGCCAAGCGGGGCTGCATCGAAGCCGTAGCTATGCATGTGGGGGCGCTGGATGTTTTGGCGCATCAGACCGCGGGGTTGCTGATGGATTTGCAGGCGCCACTTGCTGTGGCGGATTTGCTTAGGCTCATCCGCAGAAGCCACCTCTACGGCAGCCTCCAGAAAAGCGAGCTTTTGGACCTGCTACGCTTTTTAGACAGCCTCAACCAAATAAGACTCAGCGAAGACGAAGCCACATTGACTAAAACCCGAAAAACCCGCCCCTACTACTACGAAAACCTATCCATGATACCTGACGAGCGCCGCTACCCCGTCATAAACGTAATATCTGACCGCAAAATCGGCAGCCTAGGAGACGAATTCATGGCGCTCCACGCCCGCGTCGGCTTAAGCTTCATCATGCGCGGGAAGGTTTGGAGGATAGTGCAGATTGAGGATGAAGCGGGAGTGGTGCATGTTGTGCCCTCGGAGGATCCGATGGCGTCGGTTCCCGGCTGGGACGGCGAGATTTTGCCTGTGCCCTACGAGTTGGCGCAGCAGACGGGGCAGAATCGGCAGCGAATCGCACAGGCCCTCAAGGAAACAGGCGACGCCGCGGTTGCAGCGGAGGTTTTGGCGAAAGAGTTGGGCTCGGATAAAGCCAGCATGGCGGCGGCGATTTCGGAGGTGGAGGAGCAAATTAAGCTGGGTGCGCCCTTGCCCACACAGGACCACATTGTGCTTGAAGCCTACGACCGCTACCTCATCGTGCATGCATGCTTTGGGGAACTGGTAAATAAGGCGCTGGGCGGCATTTTTGACAGCGTCCTCTCGGAGCGTGAACTCATCAGCGGATGGTGGACTGACGGCTACCGCATCCTCATCGAGGCGCCACGCAAACTCAACAAGTACGATTTGGCTGAGTTGCCCCAAACGCTTTTCGGCTTAACCGACCAAGCCGTCAACGACGCCTTCAACCGCTATTTAGAGGCAAAGTTCCCATTCGGCTACAAAATGAAGTTCGTGGCGGAACGCTTCGGGGTGCTGCCAAGGGGCAAGACAATGAGTTATCAGAGGCAAGCCGAACTTAAATCGCGCTTCGATAACACGCCCATTTACCGTGAAACCATCCGGGAAGCCCTTATGGAGAAGGTGGATTTAGAGACGGCAAAGCAAATAATGCGAGATGTGAAGGCGGGCCACATCAAAGTCACCACTTACGTCAGCTACGATAAGCCCACGCCGCTTGCATACCATATCCTCTCAAAATTCGGCGATGTATCCGAGTTGATGGCGCCTGA from Candidatus Bathyarchaeota archaeon encodes:
- a CDS encoding DEAD/DEAH box helicase, coding for MSAQNASAFALLAQPVQSALADFGFIEPTLPQALAFAPILEGKNVLLIAPTGTGKTEAVLLPIFSKLLEHKSPQQCGIQVIYITPLRALNRDMLKRLKYWSGKLDLTVDVRHGDTEMKIRRKQAKTPPQLLVTTPETLQAILPGSQMRRHLKNVEFVVIDEVHDLAASKRGAQLSLALERLRLVTGREFQRIGLSATIGNPQEVAGYLAGSRRPVLLVEASAEKSYRYSVEQPLPVEADFELAGKLESSPEAAARIRRMLELVDSHRSTLLFVNSRTVAEVLGYKLSQLGRGDIAVHHGSISKEERIAIEDAFKEGQLKAIICTSTLELGIDVGQVDLVLQYMSPRHVSSLIQRVGRSGHRLGGQSEGAVITVYPDDTLEALAAIRNAKRGCIEAVAMHVGALDVLAHQTAGLLMDLQAPLAVADLLRLIRRSHLYGSLQKSELLDLLRFLDSLNQIRLSEDEATLTKTRKTRPYYYENLSMIPDERRYPVINVISDRKIGSLGDEFMALHARVGLSFIMRGKVWRIVQIEDEAGVVHVVPSEDPMASVPGWDGEILPVPYELAQQTGQNRQRIAQALKETGDAAVAAEVLAKELGSDKASMAAAISEVEEQIKLGAPLPTQDHIVLEAYDRYLIVHACFGELVNKALGGIFDSVLSERELISGWWTDGYRILIEAPRKLNKYDLAELPQTLFGLTDQAVNDAFNRYLEAKFPFGYKMKFVAERFGVLPRGKTMSYQRQAELKSRFDNTPIYRETIREALMEKVDLETAKQIMRDVKAGHIKVTTYVSYDKPTPLAYHILSKFGDVSELMAPEKVLVSNIDKLKMAIDARVVMLMCMKCGQWTVQQKIKDLPPEPVCGKCGSGLLAPLYRSQDVNQLRDALTRRREGKELSPEELKELSVARRKADLTLSYGKQAVRALQVKGVGAETASRILGKMHPEEDKFYMDLLKAKIQFLRTREFWDK